A window of Blautia argi genomic DNA:
TAAGGTTTATAGGCTTCTTCAATGGCTTTCATTAGAATTTTGCTCTTTACATATCTGCCATTAATATAATAATTTTCAAAATTCCGGTTTCCTCTGGCAATCACCGGTTTTCCGATAAATCCTTCAATAGAAATACCCAATCTTTCAAAACTTACGGGAAGCAGTTCTCTGGTAATATCTCTGCCGTAAATGCCGTAAATCACATCTTTTAAATTGGAATTTCCGGAGGTATGCAACTTTGTCTGCCCGTTTACCATGTATTTAAAAGAAATATCTTGATGAGAAAGGGCAAGCTGCTCCATATACCCGCTGACATATCCTGCCTCCGTCATGGCCGTTTTTAAAAACTTTGCCCTGGCAGGCGTATTAAAAAATAAATTCCGCACCAGCATCGTGGTTCCGTTTGGCGCACCTACTTCCTCGAAAAGCTTTTCCCTGCCGCCCTCGATGACATAACGTACGCCGGTCAGCGCATCTCCTGTTTTTGTAATAACCTCCATCTGGGAAACCGCAGAAATACTGGAAAGCGCCTCTCCTCGAAAGCCCAGGGAGGAAATCTGCAGCAAATCCTCCACCCTTTCAATTTTGCTTGTGGCATGACGCAGAAACGCCAAAGGTACTTGTTCTTTCTCAATGCCTCCGCCGTTATCTGTCACGCGGATAAAGGCGATGCCGCCTTCTTTGATTTCTACTGTAATGGCAGTTGCCCCTGCATCAATGGCATTTTCTACCAATTCCTTTACCACAGAAGCCGGGCGTTCTACAACCTCTCCCGCTGCAATTTTATCAATTGTATTCTGGTCTAAAACCGCAATTTTTCTCACTTTTTATCACCATCTGTTTTTCAGCTTGTTTTGAAGCCGGTACAAAATATTCAGGGCATCTACAGGACGCAACTCGTCCACCTGAATGGATTTTAATTCCTCCAGCACATCATCATCTTTGACGGTATCGAAAAGAGAAATCTGCTCCATATCCACTTCATCATAATGTACCACCGGCTTTGCCTTTGGTTTTCTGTTTTCGGAAGCAATGTTTTTTACCGTTGCTGTAATGTCCGCACTGACCAATTCCTCTACCAGTTCCTTTGCCCGGTCAATGACCGTGTCCGGCACTCCGGCAAGCTTGGCAACCTGAATTCCATAGCTTTTATCCGCACCGCCTTTTACAATCTTTCTCAAAAATACAATGTCATCGCCACGCTCTTTTACGGCAATGCAATAATTGTTTACACCTGCAAGTTTACCTTCCAGTTCCGTCAGTTCATGGTAATGGGTGGCGAACAGGGTTTTCGCCCCCAAAAGCCTTGTATTGCTAATATGTTCAATGACTGCCCACGCAATGGAAAGCCCGTCAAAGGTACTGGTTCCCCTGCCGATTTCGTCCAGAATCAAAAGGCTCTTGGACGTAGCATTTCTGAGAATATTGGCAACCTCTGTCATCTCCACCATAAAGGTACTCTGCCCGCTTGCCAAATCGTCTGACGCGCCTACACGGGTAAAAATCCGGTCCACAATTCCGATATTTGCTTTGTCAGCCGGAACAAAGGAACCAATCTGTGCCATCAGCACAATCAGCGCAGACTGGCGCATATAGGTGGACTTTCCTGCCATGTTTGGTCCCGTAATAACAGAAATCCGGTTCTTTCCATTATCCAGATACGTGTCGTTTGGGATAAACAGATCATTGGAAATCATTTTTTCCACTACCGGGTGACGACCGTTTTTAATATCAATAACACCCTTAGTATTGATTTTCGGGCGTACAAACTGATTTCGGGACGCAACGAGCGCCAAAGACAAATAGGTGTCCAGACGGGCAATAGCCTTTGCGGTTCTCTGAATCCGCTCTACCTGAGCCGCTACTTCGCTGCGTACTTTTACAAATTCATCATATTCCAGAGCATACAGCTTGTCCTCCGCACCTAAAATCATATCCTCCAGTTCTTTTAATCGCGGAGTAATATAACGCTCTGCATTGGTCAGGGTCTGCTTTCTGGTATAGTAATCCGGCACCATATCCTTAAAAGAATTGGTCACTTCCAGATAGTAACCGAAAACCTTATTGTATTTCACTTTCAAGGTACGGATTCCCGTTTTTTCCTTTTCTGATGCCTCCAGCTCGGCAAGCCAGGTCTTTCCCTTTGTCTTTGCCTCACGGAAATGGTCAATCTGCTCATGATACCCGTCTTTTATAATGCCGCCTTCTTTCATGGCAAGGGGTGGCTCTTCTACAATAGCCGCATCTAAAAGCGCATATAAATCCTGTAGTTCGTCCATTTCCTCATAAATCCGCTTCAGCTCTTCACAGTTAAAAGGCTCTAACAGCTTTTTAATAGGCGGAATCATACCAATAGAAGTTTTAAAGGAGAGCAAATCTCTGGGATTTGCAGACTGATAGCTGACCCGGCTGATTAAACGTTCCAGATCATACACAGGATTCAGGTATTCCCGCAGCTCTTCTCTGTCCATCTCATGCTGATTGATTTCCTCCACAGCGTCCAGACGGGCATTGATTTCCTCCTTATCAATCAAAGGCTGCTCCAGAAAGGTACGAAGCATTCTGGCTCCCATGGCGGTTTTGGTTTTATCCAGCACCCATAAAAGCGAACCTCTTTTCCCTTTTTCCCGCATGGTTTCTGTCAACTCCAGATTTCGTCTGGTGGAGCTGTCAATAAGCATATATTTATCTGTAATGTACGGGGTAATTGCCCGCATATGCTCCAAAGAAGTTTTCTGCGTTTCCAGAAGATAGGAAAAAAGGGCCCCTGCTGCAATGACAGCACAGGCATAGTCCTTTAACCCCAACCCTTCTAAGGTCCCCACATGAAAGTGTTCCTTCAAGGTACGGGCACAGAGCTCGTCATCAAAATACCAGTTTTCCAGTGTGGTAATCGAAATATTCAGACGATTTCTCAATTCGTCCATATCTGCACCGCACATGCAAAAGGCTTCGTTGCACAAAAGCTCTGCCGGAGAGAATTTATAGATTTCATCTGACAGTTTGCGGATATTTTCCACTTCTGTAACCATAAAATCGCCTGTGGTAACATCTGCAATGGCAATGCCAAAACGGTTTGAAAGATATACCACAGACATAATATAATTGTTTTTTGTTTCGTCCAGAGCCTGAGTATTTAGAGTGGTTCCCGGCGTCACCACGCGAATAACCTCTCTTTTTACAATACCCTTTGCCTGTTTAGGGTCTTCCACCTGTTCACAGACCGCTACTTTATATCCCTTGCTTATCAGACGGTTTATATAAACCTCTGCCGCATGAAAAGGAACGCCGCACATGGGCGCCCTCTCCTCCATACCACAGTCTTTTCCAGTCAGGGTAAGTTCCAGTTCTCTGGATACGGTTTGAGCGTCTTCAAAAAACATTTCATAAAAATCACCCAAACGGTAAAATAAAATACAGTCACTGTATTCTTCTTTCGTCTTTACATAATGCTGCATCATCGGTGATAATGATGACACAGTTACATCTTTTATTGAAATTCCCATTGTGTCTTTATCCTACCTTTGTACCCATGTAATAAAAGCCTCTGCACTCGTCCAGACGTACCTGACAGAGCTTCCCAATAAGAGAAGTATCTCCTTCAAAATGCACCACCAGATTATTGGAAAGCCTTCCTGTCATAAGGTGTGTATCCTGGCTGTTCTGCTCTTCCACAAGAACCTCCTGCACGGTTCCCGTGTATCTTGCGGACATGCTTCTTCCAATCTCCTGCACTCTTGCCAAAAGGCGGTCAAAACGGTCTTTTACCACATCTTCCGGAATCTGGTTTTCCATAGCTGCCGCAGGAGTTCCGGTTCTCTTGGAATAAATAAAAGTAAAAGCACTGTCATAACGTACCTTTTCCACTACGTCCACGGTTTCCAAAAAGTCCTCTTCTGTTTCACCCGGGAAGCCCACAATGATATCTGTGGTAAGAGAAATATCCGGCATGGCTTTACGGATTCTTTCCACCAGATTCAGATACTGCTCTTTGTCATATTTCCGGTTCATTTTCTTCAGAATCTCGCTGCTTCCTGACTGCAGGGGCAGATGCAGATGACGGCAGATTTTTTTGCTGTTTTTCATAACTTCAATTAATTCATCAGACAAATCCTTTGGGTGAGAAGTCATAAAGCGGATACGCTCTAAGCCCTCAATTTTTTCTATTTCCTGTAAAAGCTGGGCAAAAGTCATAGGCTCTTCCAGATTCTTTCCATAAGAATTTACGT
This region includes:
- the mutS gene encoding DNA mismatch repair protein MutS, with amino-acid sequence MGISIKDVTVSSLSPMMQHYVKTKEEYSDCILFYRLGDFYEMFFEDAQTVSRELELTLTGKDCGMEERAPMCGVPFHAAEVYINRLISKGYKVAVCEQVEDPKQAKGIVKREVIRVVTPGTTLNTQALDETKNNYIMSVVYLSNRFGIAIADVTTGDFMVTEVENIRKLSDEIYKFSPAELLCNEAFCMCGADMDELRNRLNISITTLENWYFDDELCARTLKEHFHVGTLEGLGLKDYACAVIAAGALFSYLLETQKTSLEHMRAITPYITDKYMLIDSSTRRNLELTETMREKGKRGSLLWVLDKTKTAMGARMLRTFLEQPLIDKEEINARLDAVEEINQHEMDREELREYLNPVYDLERLISRVSYQSANPRDLLSFKTSIGMIPPIKKLLEPFNCEELKRIYEEMDELQDLYALLDAAIVEEPPLAMKEGGIIKDGYHEQIDHFREAKTKGKTWLAELEASEKEKTGIRTLKVKYNKVFGYYLEVTNSFKDMVPDYYTRKQTLTNAERYITPRLKELEDMILGAEDKLYALEYDEFVKVRSEVAAQVERIQRTAKAIARLDTYLSLALVASRNQFVRPKINTKGVIDIKNGRHPVVEKMISNDLFIPNDTYLDNGKNRISVITGPNMAGKSTYMRQSALIVLMAQIGSFVPADKANIGIVDRIFTRVGASDDLASGQSTFMVEMTEVANILRNATSKSLLILDEIGRGTSTFDGLSIAWAVIEHISNTRLLGAKTLFATHYHELTELEGKLAGVNNYCIAVKERGDDIVFLRKIVKGGADKSYGIQVAKLAGVPDTVIDRAKELVEELVSADITATVKNIASENRKPKAKPVVHYDEVDMEQISLFDTVKDDDVLEELKSIQVDELRPVDALNILYRLQNKLKNRW